Proteins from a single region of Mesotoga sp. BH458_6_3_2_1:
- the ylqF gene encoding ribosome biogenesis GTPase YlqF, giving the protein MYYPGHIQKAKRQIQNYIKSVDGIVELLDARIPLSSRAYEAERLFQNKQRIVVLNKSDLADPAITSMWERHFSEQGSGVVEASLRSTDARHFIIKEIVPLLKSRFYEKRFMVVGMPNVGKSTFINRLKGKKSLAVGNRPGITRGVQWINVSESIAVLDTPGILYSELRSQQVTTKLLAVGSLPYEKFDPLDAFERVLALVVERYGKAPLEDYLGEKFSDEEEFVEKFCRRRNYLAKLGALDTTRGAHTFLREVAAGNAGRFSFEDPKSFYSSDSLETE; this is encoded by the coding sequence ATGTATTATCCGGGACACATTCAGAAAGCAAAAAGGCAAATTCAGAACTACATTAAGTCCGTAGATGGAATAGTCGAGCTGCTTGATGCTAGAATTCCCCTCTCAAGCAGGGCCTATGAAGCAGAACGGTTGTTTCAGAATAAACAGCGTATTGTCGTTCTGAACAAGTCCGATTTGGCCGATCCTGCGATTACTTCCATGTGGGAAAGGCATTTCAGTGAGCAGGGAAGCGGAGTTGTAGAGGCTTCACTTAGATCAACAGATGCCAGGCATTTCATAATCAAAGAGATCGTACCTCTATTGAAAAGCAGGTTCTACGAGAAGAGGTTCATGGTTGTCGGAATGCCCAACGTCGGAAAGTCGACCTTTATAAACAGACTCAAGGGCAAGAAATCATTGGCCGTTGGAAATAGACCGGGGATAACGCGTGGAGTCCAGTGGATAAATGTCTCCGAAAGCATAGCCGTTCTTGACACGCCGGGAATTCTATACTCTGAACTTCGCTCTCAGCAAGTAACGACGAAACTTCTAGCGGTAGGTTCCCTACCGTACGAGAAGTTTGATCCGCTTGACGCCTTCGAAAGGGTACTTGCCCTAGTTGTTGAGAGATACGGGAAGGCTCCCTTAGAGGATTACCTAGGTGAAAAGTTCTCAGATGAAGAAGAGTTTGTCGAGAAGTTCTGCAGGAGAAGAAACTATCTTGCCAAACTGGGAGCACTCGACACAACCAGAGGAGCCCACACCTTCCTTAGAGAGGTAGCAGCTGGGAATGCGGGCAGATTTTCTTTCGAAGACCCGAAAAGCTTTTACAGTAGTGATTCACTCGAAACAGAGTGA
- a CDS encoding radical SAM protein, with protein MSLAERVMELGKRLFIIEDADGAGPLNFDSSPGLYIHIPFCPDFCSFCPYNKIKYDAELTDRYLNALKRESDLEKIEHFSSIYIGGGTPSYDLYLLEEVVSHFRGMTNGEIALEIHPADVSSERLDEIRETGVNFVSLGIQSFDDYTLNSMGRKRQDSGVSLSSIAETTSAGFDFVDVDLIFDYQLDQKRIVEDLKTALSYGPEQISVYPMMRFADTAFKNTKNDPEKELEILEELENVALTHGYVRDSLWTFKKKDEKRKYSSVSREFFVGIGSSASSFNGKVFRTNTFSLDEYFLFLDSGKLPVRKTIKMGKFSAILYYSFWALYSGRFDLDSVQEHFGRLPLRMRYLLHSATARGYLEREEDIIKPTRTGTRKLHIVEEWLTYSFIDRIWSDLRSKARNHSVSSESLL; from the coding sequence ATGAGTCTTGCAGAAAGAGTCATGGAACTTGGCAAAAGGCTGTTTATAATAGAGGACGCGGATGGTGCTGGCCCGCTGAATTTCGATTCATCCCCCGGGTTATATATTCATATCCCGTTCTGCCCGGATTTCTGCAGCTTCTGCCCCTACAACAAAATCAAATACGATGCTGAATTGACCGATAGATACTTGAATGCCTTGAAGCGAGAATCCGATCTAGAGAAAATCGAACATTTCAGTTCCATCTACATCGGTGGCGGAACTCCTTCCTATGACCTGTACCTTCTAGAGGAAGTCGTCTCTCATTTCAGGGGAATGACGAATGGCGAAATCGCTCTTGAAATCCACCCGGCAGATGTTTCCAGCGAGAGGCTTGATGAAATAAGGGAAACTGGCGTCAACTTCGTCAGTCTGGGGATACAGTCCTTCGATGATTACACTTTGAACTCGATGGGGCGGAAAAGACAGGATTCCGGCGTTTCACTGAGTTCGATTGCTGAGACTACATCTGCGGGCTTTGACTTTGTTGATGTGGACTTGATCTTCGATTACCAGCTTGACCAGAAAAGAATCGTAGAGGATCTCAAGACGGCTCTTTCTTACGGTCCTGAACAGATATCCGTCTATCCTATGATGCGTTTCGCAGACACGGCATTCAAAAACACCAAGAATGATCCCGAAAAGGAACTCGAGATACTGGAAGAGCTGGAAAACGTCGCTCTCACTCATGGTTATGTTAGAGATTCTCTGTGGACCTTCAAGAAGAAGGACGAAAAGAGAAAGTACAGCTCTGTCTCACGTGAATTCTTTGTGGGGATTGGCTCGAGCGCCTCTTCCTTCAACGGAAAGGTGTTTCGAACTAACACCTTTTCTCTTGATGAATACTTCTTGTTTCTCGATTCCGGCAAGCTTCCGGTCCGCAAGACAATCAAAATGGGGAAGTTTTCAGCGATTCTCTATTACTCTTTCTGGGCGCTTTATAGTGGCCGCTTCGATCTCGACAGTGTTCAAGAACACTTCGGAAGGCTTCCACTGAGGATGAGATATCTTCTTCACTCTGCGACAGCGAGAGGATATCTCGAAAGAGAGGAGGACATAATAAAACCTACAAGAACTGGCACGAGAAAACTGCACATAGTAGAAGAGTGGCTAACTTATAGCTTCATCGATCGCATATGGAGCGATTTGAGAAGCAAAGCGAGAAATCACTCTGTTTCGAGTGAATCACTACTGTAA
- a CDS encoding FAD-dependent oxidoreductase, giving the protein MKKDVVIVGGGPAGIVTATTAKKTYPDKSILVIRREREGVVPCGIPYIFHTLPTVDANTMPIKGAENSGIDFIFDEVEEISTDSKKVKLSGGESIEYEKLVIATGSQPIFPPIKGSNLSGVFTIAKDKEYLKTVYASAKSAKKVVVVGGGFIGVEVSDEILSDGKEVYLVEAVDQILMAAFDREFGAMVSERLVKKGMKLRTGMKVCEIKGEDKVSGVLLDNGEEIEADIVVLAIGYRPNVKLLENIPVHRGITGGIWADEYMRTSVDDVFAAGDCVEHKCFFTRKPSRLMLASTAAFEARVAGSNLFSLKMVRENHGNLGVFSTSVADLTVAAAGLTECTAKMENFDYVVGVAKGIDRHPGSLPDKSEVFVKMIFSKESGILLGAQMAGGKSVGEMVNIIGLGLQKGITVNDFLTMQIGSHPLLTAAPTAYPLTLAAENALMNLRKE; this is encoded by the coding sequence ATGAAAAAGGATGTAGTAATAGTGGGAGGAGGTCCCGCCGGTATAGTCACGGCGACAACGGCAAAGAAGACCTATCCCGACAAGAGCATTTTGGTTATTAGAAGGGAACGGGAAGGAGTCGTCCCCTGTGGAATTCCTTACATATTCCATACTCTTCCGACTGTAGATGCCAATACCATGCCGATAAAAGGAGCCGAGAATTCGGGAATCGATTTCATTTTTGATGAAGTCGAGGAAATCAGTACTGATTCCAAGAAGGTCAAGCTCTCCGGTGGGGAGTCTATCGAATATGAGAAACTGGTTATCGCCACGGGTTCGCAGCCCATATTCCCCCCAATAAAGGGAAGCAATCTTTCAGGAGTGTTTACTATAGCCAAGGATAAAGAGTATCTGAAAACTGTATATGCTTCTGCAAAATCTGCGAAAAAAGTTGTAGTCGTTGGTGGAGGTTTCATTGGAGTAGAAGTCTCGGACGAGATTCTCTCCGATGGCAAAGAAGTCTATTTGGTCGAGGCCGTCGATCAGATACTAATGGCTGCCTTTGACAGGGAATTTGGAGCCATGGTAAGCGAAAGACTCGTGAAGAAAGGCATGAAGCTGCGCACCGGGATGAAGGTCTGTGAGATAAAAGGAGAAGACAAGGTATCCGGAGTTCTACTTGATAACGGTGAAGAGATCGAAGCAGATATTGTGGTACTTGCAATAGGTTACAGACCGAACGTGAAGCTCTTGGAGAACATTCCCGTTCACAGGGGTATAACCGGTGGAATATGGGCAGATGAATACATGAGAACCAGCGTTGACGATGTCTTTGCTGCCGGTGACTGCGTCGAACACAAGTGCTTCTTCACGAGAAAGCCCAGTAGATTGATGCTGGCCTCCACAGCTGCTTTTGAGGCAAGAGTTGCCGGTTCGAACCTTTTCAGCCTCAAGATGGTAAGGGAGAATCACGGAAATCTCGGAGTATTCTCCACTTCAGTGGCCGATTTAACGGTCGCCGCCGCAGGTCTTACTGAGTGTACGGCAAAGATGGAGAACTTTGATTACGTCGTTGGCGTAGCAAAGGGAATAGATAGGCATCCCGGTTCGCTTCCCGATAAGTCGGAAGTTTTCGTCAAGATGATTTTCTCCAAGGAGAGTGGAATTCTTCTTGGCGCGCAGATGGCAGGCGGAAAGAGCGTTGGAGAGATGGTGAACATCATCGGTCTCGGTTTACAGAAGGGAATAACCGTGAATGATTTCCTTACGATGCAAATCGGTTCCCATCCGCTGCTTACGGCTGCCCCTACCGCCTATCCGTTGACTCTTGCAGCTGAAAACGCTCTAATGAATTTGAGAAAGGAATAA
- the gpmA gene encoding 2,3-diphosphoglycerate-dependent phosphoglycerate mutase, translating into MTKLVLVRHGESTWNKENRFTGWTDVDLSEKGREEAEKAGKVLKAGGYDFDLAYTSVLKRAIRTLWYIMDEMDIMWIPVIRDWRLNERHYGALQGLNKAETAAKHGEKQVKIWRRSYDIQPPALEESDERFPGHDPKYRSLSDKELPRTECLKDTVARFLPLWKNEISTEIKSGKKVLIVAHGNSLRALVKYLDNIPDDEIVGLNIPTGIPLVYELDDDLKPMKHYYLGDPEEIAKAQQAVANQGKAK; encoded by the coding sequence ATGACCAAACTCGTACTGGTAAGACACGGAGAAAGCACATGGAACAAAGAGAATCGTTTCACTGGCTGGACCGATGTTGATCTCTCCGAAAAGGGTAGAGAGGAAGCAGAGAAAGCGGGGAAAGTACTCAAGGCCGGTGGATACGATTTCGATCTTGCATACACTTCAGTTCTGAAGAGGGCAATAAGAACCCTGTGGTACATAATGGACGAAATGGATATCATGTGGATTCCGGTGATCAGGGACTGGAGACTTAACGAGAGACACTACGGAGCCCTTCAGGGTCTTAACAAGGCCGAGACCGCTGCAAAACACGGCGAAAAACAGGTGAAGATCTGGAGGAGAAGCTATGACATTCAGCCGCCTGCGCTCGAAGAGAGTGACGAGAGGTTTCCCGGGCACGACCCGAAATACAGGTCTCTCTCAGACAAAGAACTTCCCAGAACCGAGTGTCTCAAGGACACTGTAGCAAGATTCCTGCCACTTTGGAAGAATGAGATATCAACAGAGATAAAGTCTGGAAAGAAAGTGCTGATAGTAGCACACGGAAACAGTCTTCGGGCACTCGTCAAATATCTGGACAATATACCGGACGACGAGATCGTAGGATTGAACATTCCAACCGGAATACCTTTAGTCTATGAATTGGATGACGATCTAAAACCAATGAAGCATTACTACCTGGGCGATCCGGAAGAGATTGCAAAGGCACAACAGGCAGTCGCAAATCAGGGGAAAGCGAAGTAA
- a CDS encoding aminoglycoside N(3)-acetyltransferase, whose product MSEAKAVEISNNGPVTSRSLISDLKQLGVKRGMVLLVHSSLSKLGWVCGGAVAVVKALEAILDEDGTLVMPTHSGDLSEPSNWSNPPVPESWFDTIRKTMPPFNRAETPTRGMGVISETFRKMKGVIRSDHPQVSFAARGKRASYIVDNHELEFGMGEGSPLARLYDLNACILLLGVSHKNNSSLHLAEYRTDFPSRRLCRDGAPISENGKRIWREFVDYELDTDDFETIGRAFEEVFPPIVSRGVVGYGKAVLIPQVELVNFAVEWMTENRK is encoded by the coding sequence ATGAGCGAAGCCAAAGCAGTGGAAATTAGCAATAACGGACCAGTGACTTCAAGGAGTCTGATCTCCGACCTGAAACAACTTGGAGTCAAAAGAGGAATGGTATTGTTAGTGCATTCCTCCCTGAGCAAACTGGGTTGGGTCTGTGGCGGTGCCGTTGCTGTAGTGAAGGCACTAGAAGCGATTCTAGACGAGGATGGAACACTGGTTATGCCGACTCATTCTGGAGATCTCAGCGAGCCGTCTAACTGGTCGAATCCCCCAGTTCCTGAGAGCTGGTTTGACACAATAAGAAAAACAATGCCTCCCTTCAACAGAGCCGAAACCCCTACCAGAGGAATGGGGGTTATCTCCGAGACCTTTAGAAAGATGAAGGGTGTCATCAGGAGCGATCATCCCCAGGTTTCTTTTGCTGCTAGAGGAAAGAGGGCCTCTTACATAGTCGATAACCACGAACTGGAGTTTGGAATGGGAGAAGGATCGCCTCTTGCCAGATTGTATGACCTAAATGCTTGCATATTGCTCTTAGGGGTGAGCCATAAGAATAATAGCTCTTTACATCTTGCAGAGTACCGTACCGATTTTCCATCGAGAAGACTTTGCAGAGATGGGGCTCCAATAAGCGAAAACGGAAAGAGAATCTGGAGAGAGTTCGTCGACTATGAGCTCGATACGGATGACTTTGAAACGATAGGAAGGGCTTTCGAAGAAGTCTTCCCACCAATTGTCAGCAGGGGAGTTGTCGGATATGGAAAAGCAGTCTTGATTCCCCAGGTGGAGCTGGTTAATTTCGCAGTCGAATGGATGACAGAGAACAGAAAGTAA